Genomic segment of Leptospira barantonii:
AGCGATTCCGCGATCACCCGCGGTATGATCGCTCTTCTGATTCGAGTTTTTTCGGGTCGTACTCGCGAAGAAATCAAAAACGCTTCCCTCGAATTCCTAAAAGAGATCGGACTCGACAAACATCTTTCCATGTCGAGAAGAAACGGTCTTTATTCTATGGTCAATATTCTCCGCAACAGCTAAGAAGGACTTCGCGACGATCGCGTCGTTTTGTTGTCGCAGTTTCCTGTCTTCGTTTAACAATTCGAAACTTTCGGGATCGTCGAAACGATCGAACGATCCCGGATTTCTATTTCGCTTAACAATTTAGAATCTTAGAAATTAAATAATTTCCGGTTTGTCCGAAAGTTCGTTCGGATTCCGTTTTCCGGGAGGAAAATGTTTTTGAAGAAGATGCGTAAACCGATCGATGCAGGTAAGAATACTTTCCGTATAATTTCCGTTCCGAAAACCGCTCTGCATCTGATTGCAGATTTCGTCTAACGTTTCCTGCCCGATCTTCTTATAGATCCCTCGGTCGGCCAAAAGTTCGATCTTTCGATCCGTCAGTTGAACGTAGATTAGAATCCCGGTGTTTTCGTCGGTATCCCATACTTTTTTTTCGGAAAAAAGTTCCATCGCTCTTTGTTTTGCGGTAAGACCGGAAATCACTCGAAACACGGGAAGTCCGCCCTCCAATACGACCTTGATTTCTCCTTTGTGCAACGTTTCCGATTTTGCGACCGAGGATTCGATCATTCTTAAGTTTTCAGAGCTGAAATATTTTTTAAAACGATAGGATTTCGATTTGTCCGGATGAAAGGAGAACGCGGAAAAAAAGGATTCCAAAAGATGATTCCAAATTCTTCCTAGGTTCGATCGTTCGGTAGTATTTTGATGTATCATAATATTCGAATATCCTTTACCAGCTTCCGGAGGCTCCGCCCCCGCCAGAACTGCCTCCGCCTCCGCTCCAGGAACC
This window contains:
- a CDS encoding TPM domain-containing protein, producing the protein MIHQNTTERSNLGRIWNHLLESFFSAFSFHPDKSKSYRFKKYFSSENLRMIESSVAKSETLHKGEIKVVLEGGLPVFRVISGLTAKQRAMELFSEKKVWDTDENTGILIYVQLTDRKIELLADRGIYKKIGQETLDEICNQMQSGFRNGNYTESILTCIDRFTHLLQKHFPPGKRNPNELSDKPEII